Proteins from a single region of Paraglaciecola sp. T6c:
- a CDS encoding serine hydrolase domain-containing protein encodes MKYMNKFTQFGLHASRFLSLSLTLSIFTTGIIIGHASADTRSDDAFIEKSKLVERSSEILFWTQEERAIGFKNISRMWPTRVVAKSKNAQPMVLNDLGLGSVTYQVGETKYTIEDFIALKGAIGMVVLKDGELVYENYTEGNDKNTRWISFSVTKSVSSLLIGAAIKDGYIASVNDQMVDYLPQLKGSAYEGVTIKNVLHMNSGVQWNEDYSDPNSDVSKAGGANGITLINYVKALSRAHEPGTVFNYNTAESNLIGELLRSAIGNNAATYLQDKIWQPYAMENDAFWVLDRPNGVETGGCCLLASLRDFARLGQFAYEQLSSPLNSPLPVNWVKDSITPSTTYPHYGYQWWLETGNEKFRASGIFGQSIAIYPELGVVIAKHGNTPQATGSSVFKEHEKALDAAILARIKAL; translated from the coding sequence ATGAAGTATATGAATAAATTCACTCAGTTCGGCCTACATGCAAGTCGTTTTTTGTCCTTATCTTTAACGTTATCAATATTCACCACTGGCATAATAATCGGTCATGCTTCTGCCGATACACGTTCTGATGATGCGTTTATCGAAAAGAGTAAATTAGTGGAGCGCAGCAGTGAAATACTCTTTTGGACCCAAGAGGAGCGTGCGATCGGTTTTAAAAACATTAGCAGAATGTGGCCGACGCGAGTGGTTGCAAAATCTAAAAATGCACAACCCATGGTGTTAAATGATCTCGGTCTAGGAAGTGTTACCTACCAGGTTGGAGAAACGAAGTATACCATCGAAGATTTCATTGCTCTTAAAGGCGCGATAGGGATGGTGGTGCTAAAAGACGGTGAGTTGGTATACGAAAATTACACAGAAGGAAATGATAAGAACACCCGCTGGATATCGTTTTCAGTCACTAAATCGGTTTCATCGTTACTGATTGGCGCTGCAATCAAAGATGGCTATATAGCAAGCGTAAATGATCAGATGGTTGACTACTTGCCTCAGCTGAAAGGCTCGGCTTACGAGGGCGTAACCATTAAAAATGTGCTGCACATGAATTCTGGCGTTCAGTGGAACGAAGATTACAGCGACCCAAATTCGGATGTGTCAAAAGCAGGCGGAGCAAATGGCATAACATTAATTAACTATGTCAAAGCGCTTTCAAGAGCGCACGAGCCGGGTACCGTGTTCAATTACAATACTGCAGAGTCGAACTTGATTGGCGAGCTTTTACGCTCAGCGATTGGTAACAATGCTGCTACCTATTTACAAGATAAAATATGGCAACCCTACGCCATGGAAAACGATGCGTTTTGGGTACTTGATAGACCAAACGGTGTTGAAACCGGTGGTTGTTGCTTACTGGCTAGCCTGAGAGACTTTGCTCGGCTTGGGCAGTTCGCCTATGAACAATTGTCGTCACCGCTCAATTCACCATTGCCGGTCAACTGGGTAAAAGACTCGATAACGCCATCGACCACGTACCCTCATTATGGTTACCAATGGTGGTTAGAAACTGGCAACGAGAAGTTTCGCGCATCCGGTATTTTTGGCCAATCAATTGCCATTTATCCTGAGCTCGGAGTCGTTATAGCCAAACATGGCAACACTCCCCAGGCCACAGGGTCTAGCGTATTTAAGGAACACGAAAAAGCGCTAGATGCAGCTATATTAGCAAGGATTAAAGCACTATAG
- a CDS encoding anhydro-N-acetylmuramic acid kinase: MNKHIEQLYRSAKKRSRLIIGLMSGTSLDGLDVALCRIEGHGTDTQIELVAFCTVDYDDGYKQKIKSVFAKRQVDLQQVTLLNPWVGVLHGQMVNQCLEKWNIAATDIDAIASHGQTIYHCPLGQHGQSEFGNATLQIGDADHLAVTTGILTIGDFRQKHIAAGGEGAPLAVYGDYLFFTSKQENRILLNMGGIANLTFLPCSADASAVFSSDIGPGNTIMDAYVQRHFSPLHYDKDSAMASQGKVHLGLLDSLLEHAFFALDFPKTTGPEVFNLDYLSVAQAHSATRQLAHEDVLATLNLFSARTIANAINDAAIELEEFNVYASGGGIHNPLLMEHILRLCPNVTAIQDTSKLGIDPDAKEAVLFAILANECLVGGQQPFGNLEQGIPNITMGKISFPD; this comes from the coding sequence ATGAACAAGCACATCGAGCAACTATATCGCAGCGCTAAAAAACGCTCTCGCTTAATCATTGGTTTGATGAGTGGCACCTCACTAGACGGACTGGACGTGGCATTGTGCCGCATTGAGGGGCACGGCACTGACACGCAAATCGAGTTAGTGGCATTTTGCACCGTGGATTACGACGATGGTTACAAACAAAAAATAAAAAGTGTGTTTGCTAAGCGCCAAGTGGACTTGCAACAGGTGACCTTGCTAAACCCTTGGGTAGGCGTTTTGCATGGTCAGATGGTCAATCAATGTTTAGAAAAGTGGAATATAGCTGCCACAGACATCGATGCCATCGCTAGCCACGGGCAAACGATTTATCACTGCCCGTTAGGTCAACATGGTCAAAGTGAGTTTGGCAACGCCACTTTGCAAATTGGTGATGCGGATCACCTAGCCGTAACTACTGGCATTTTGACCATAGGGGATTTTCGCCAGAAACATATAGCAGCAGGAGGTGAGGGCGCGCCGTTAGCCGTTTATGGGGACTACTTGTTTTTCACCAGCAAGCAAGAGAATCGCATTTTATTGAACATGGGTGGCATCGCTAATTTGACCTTTTTGCCCTGCTCAGCAGATGCAAGTGCGGTATTTAGTTCAGATATTGGGCCAGGCAATACCATCATGGACGCATACGTGCAGCGCCATTTTTCGCCATTACACTATGATAAAGACAGTGCAATGGCATCTCAGGGCAAGGTGCACTTAGGGTTATTGGATAGCTTGTTAGAGCATGCGTTTTTTGCGCTAGATTTTCCTAAAACCACTGGCCCCGAAGTATTCAATTTGGACTATTTAAGTGTTGCTCAGGCGCACTCAGCTACCCGACAATTAGCCCATGAAGATGTACTTGCCACCTTGAATTTATTTTCGGCGAGAACAATTGCAAATGCCATTAATGATGCCGCTATCGAGCTTGAAGAATTCAACGTTTACGCAAGCGGCGGTGGCATTCATAACCCGCTGTTGATGGAGCATATTTTGCGATTGTGCCCCAACGTGACGGCCATCCAAGATACCAGCAAGCTAGGGATAGACCCAGACGCCAAAGAAGCGGTGCTATTCGCCATATTAGCTAACGAATGCCTAGTTGGTGGGCAACAGCCGTTTGGCAACCTAGAGCAGGGGATCCCGAATATCACCATGGGCAAAATAAGCTTTCCTGATTAA
- a CDS encoding TonB-dependent receptor domain-containing protein — translation MKHKTHTSKLQRLTLTPITLAVTAAFFSCAPMAQEQSQKADKTEVISITGSRIQRTELVSSSAVASVDQVQIKLDRAVNVEEITTKLPQAAAGANSTGSTVGDSFGSSTIDLRGLGQNRTLVLIDGTRAVPFSFRNSVDVNMIPTGLIKRVDVLTGGAAAVYGADAVSGVVNFILNDDFTGAEFSSSYETADGGNETLNFEGIFGGDIADGLGHITGYLGYSERKELLAGERDYAMQNANAIINTGGYYTDVATGNAFAIGGGGNVLDERQTTSSTADLYLTQPMKRLSSGLLFDFDLTDNATAYGRVMYSQVTVEGAGASGQAPISVNQAVTLTADNAFLTDDIRNRLTFDTDGNAQVNVERNLGLGVQHTEAERDSIQLQLGIKGDITDYLRYDVYGQYGKTDETATLYNNAYTVDGAGNNRFAALANSVDLFDPNLDLSNFSDPLIYTTRERTQNVLAATLSGDSSAIFELPDGPIDFAVGYEYRKETGEQTPGDAFRNGTSFATVSAFDMDASFDSEEFYAEVLIPVVSDVAFAKEVSIEGAYRVSEYSNTEAEDTYKIGLNWAINDDIRLRANKLTAFRAPNLGEFASPISGLSLALFDQTSDQFVARFAGRYNGDPCLLGTGDTAQCERYGAPAIGTAYDSSTAEYTYGGNPDIKPEQAESETLGIVYTPEYIDGFDISIDYYHIDISDAVSQIQPGAALQSCYIDNPDANNPLCGAVLRDSTTGFITTAIVNDFNLASIEQSGIDIATNYIMDAPDAIGGKLKFSYQGNLVTKQTRQNNATVAAIDCKGTYGSACSGDFASVLQADYKHRATLDWQLDTINMQLGWRRIGDVDYASDRSTSISAQDYFDFAASWQATEQVVLNFGIDNLFDKQPPTPSAGANHFNTVSDYDVIGRTVGLAIRYSPSL, via the coding sequence ATGAAACACAAAACGCATACTAGCAAGTTGCAACGACTCACCCTAACGCCCATCACGCTTGCAGTAACCGCTGCTTTTTTCAGTTGTGCCCCCATGGCGCAAGAGCAATCGCAAAAAGCAGATAAAACCGAAGTTATCTCCATTACAGGCTCTAGAATACAACGCACAGAGCTGGTATCAAGCAGTGCAGTAGCCAGTGTTGACCAAGTACAAATTAAACTAGATCGCGCCGTCAACGTGGAAGAGATTACAACAAAATTACCCCAAGCAGCGGCGGGTGCAAACAGTACCGGCTCGACCGTAGGTGATTCATTTGGCTCTTCAACCATTGATTTACGAGGCTTAGGGCAAAACCGCACCCTAGTATTGATTGATGGCACGCGCGCCGTGCCATTTAGTTTCCGTAATTCTGTGGATGTTAACATGATCCCCACTGGCTTAATCAAGCGTGTTGATGTACTCACTGGCGGTGCCGCCGCTGTGTATGGTGCTGATGCAGTTTCTGGTGTGGTTAACTTTATCCTGAACGATGACTTTACTGGTGCTGAGTTTTCCAGCAGCTACGAAACCGCTGATGGCGGTAACGAAACACTTAATTTTGAAGGTATTTTCGGCGGTGATATCGCTGATGGTTTAGGTCATATAACAGGCTACCTCGGCTACTCAGAAAGAAAAGAGTTATTAGCCGGCGAGCGTGATTATGCAATGCAAAATGCCAACGCCATCATTAACACTGGCGGTTACTATACCGACGTGGCAACAGGCAATGCCTTTGCCATTGGTGGAGGCGGAAATGTGCTTGATGAGCGCCAAACAACAAGCTCAACTGCTGATCTGTACCTGACTCAACCGATGAAACGTTTGTCGAGCGGCCTATTATTTGACTTTGATCTAACTGACAACGCCACGGCTTATGGTCGAGTCATGTACTCTCAAGTTACGGTTGAGGGTGCTGGCGCAAGCGGACAAGCACCGATATCGGTCAATCAAGCAGTGACGCTAACCGCAGATAATGCCTTTTTAACTGATGACATTCGCAATAGACTAACCTTTGATACTGACGGCAATGCACAAGTAAACGTAGAACGAAATCTAGGCCTTGGTGTACAGCACACAGAAGCTGAGCGAGATTCAATTCAACTACAATTGGGCATCAAAGGCGATATCACTGATTACTTACGTTACGATGTTTACGGGCAGTACGGTAAAACAGATGAAACCGCGACCTTATATAATAACGCCTATACAGTTGACGGCGCTGGCAATAATCGCTTTGCGGCGTTGGCCAATAGTGTCGATTTGTTCGACCCGAATTTGGATTTATCCAATTTCAGTGACCCACTTATTTATACCACCCGAGAGCGCACTCAAAATGTGCTTGCAGCAACTCTGTCTGGTGACTCATCAGCCATATTTGAATTACCGGATGGTCCCATCGATTTTGCAGTAGGTTATGAATATCGCAAAGAAACGGGCGAACAGACGCCAGGGGACGCATTCAGAAACGGCACCAGTTTTGCGACTGTAAGCGCATTTGATATGGATGCTAGCTTTGACAGTGAGGAATTTTATGCCGAGGTGCTAATCCCTGTGGTATCAGACGTCGCCTTTGCCAAAGAAGTGAGCATTGAAGGGGCTTATCGTGTTTCCGAGTATTCTAATACCGAAGCAGAAGATACCTATAAAATTGGCCTTAACTGGGCGATTAATGATGATATTCGCTTACGTGCGAACAAACTAACCGCGTTTAGAGCACCCAACCTAGGTGAGTTTGCTAGCCCAATCAGTGGCTTATCACTTGCCTTATTCGATCAAACAAGCGATCAGTTTGTAGCCCGATTTGCTGGGCGTTATAACGGCGATCCTTGCTTATTGGGCACAGGCGATACAGCTCAGTGCGAACGCTACGGTGCACCTGCGATTGGTACAGCTTATGATTCGAGCACCGCGGAGTACACCTATGGAGGCAACCCAGACATTAAGCCTGAACAGGCCGAATCTGAGACCCTGGGTATCGTCTACACCCCTGAGTACATTGACGGTTTCGATATCTCAATCGATTATTATCACATTGATATCTCTGATGCCGTTAGCCAAATTCAACCTGGCGCGGCGTTACAAAGCTGCTATATCGATAACCCTGATGCGAACAATCCATTATGTGGCGCTGTTCTGCGTGACTCAACCACTGGTTTTATCACCACAGCTATCGTTAATGACTTCAACTTGGCATCGATTGAACAAAGCGGTATTGATATAGCGACCAATTACATCATGGATGCGCCTGACGCCATTGGGGGTAAGCTCAAGTTTAGTTATCAAGGTAACCTAGTTACTAAGCAAACCCGCCAAAACAATGCCACAGTGGCGGCTATTGATTGTAAGGGGACCTACGGCAGCGCCTGCTCCGGCGACTTTGCCAGCGTGTTGCAAGCTGACTACAAGCACAGAGCAACCCTTGATTGGCAATTAGACACCATAAACATGCAACTAGGTTGGAGACGAATAGGCGATGTGGATTACGCGTCTGACCGCTCCACTAGCATTAGCGCCCAAGATTATTTTGACTTCGCCGCATCTTGGCAAGCAACCGAGCAAGTGGTGTTAAACTTCGGTATCGACAACCTGTTTGACAAGCAACCTCCTACCCCATCAGCAGGAGCAAATCATTTCAATACAGTCAGTGATTACGATGTAATAGGCAGAACAGTAGGATTAGCTATTCGTTACTCCCCCAGTTTGTAA
- a CDS encoding DUF2956 domain-containing protein has product MKPKVSPQVEEQAMKLAKGRQKSGQTKEQTKLIAQGIQKGIADYKKQQRIKLREIDKQRKQKAKHVADKPNEPTIQVLPTAAFNRLPWGLLALSWIGFIAYVVWQSY; this is encoded by the coding sequence ATGAAACCTAAAGTATCACCACAAGTTGAAGAGCAAGCGATGAAGTTAGCTAAGGGAAGACAAAAAAGTGGCCAAACGAAAGAGCAAACCAAGCTGATTGCTCAAGGCATTCAAAAAGGCATTGCGGATTACAAGAAGCAACAGAGGATAAAATTACGTGAAATTGACAAACAGCGTAAACAAAAAGCCAAACACGTTGCTGATAAACCTAATGAGCCAACAATCCAAGTTCTCCCAACCGCAGCTTTTAATCGCTTACCATGGGGCCTTTTAGCCCTGAGTTGGATTGGGTTTATCGCATATGTAGTTTGGCAGAGTTATTAA
- a CDS encoding YHYH protein, translated as MGTKNKKGTINRNLFVGLITLSVFGLTACDDSSESSAEKESTKNSGLEISLFADGAFLQPPKMVDCETAQGTATTCYQFITSGAPAGRVPGPFCPRTIDDGADVSGSWFSKDAEGDLVDLTGNFILTLDEYYGDEKWLLYDAKTGKIRYTADKESCSGAARPDVEEQYKQNCIECELSYLDEDFSLTYLIPTTPIPSANTGRLHTVGIALDGTELSGPAPVSEILGSYTIAAFDDCGGHINLHQGYHYHSTTGCSDAQASDDGHAPLIGYAVDGYGIYAMRDAKGNEESLDECRGTTDDTRGYHYHAASPNENMFIGCLHGESVRPAGGPPGGGPDGGPPGGRPDGAPNEAGGPPPRER; from the coding sequence ATGGGCACGAAGAATAAAAAGGGCACGATAAATAGAAATTTATTCGTGGGGTTAATTACCCTTAGTGTATTCGGCCTCACTGCTTGCGATGATTCATCAGAATCATCCGCAGAGAAAGAGTCAACCAAAAACTCGGGGTTAGAGATTTCGTTGTTTGCTGACGGGGCATTTTTGCAACCGCCTAAAATGGTTGATTGCGAAACAGCCCAGGGTACCGCTACCACGTGTTACCAATTTATCACTTCTGGCGCGCCAGCAGGGCGAGTACCAGGCCCATTTTGCCCCAGAACGATCGACGATGGGGCTGACGTCTCAGGTAGTTGGTTCAGCAAAGATGCAGAGGGGGACTTAGTCGACCTTACAGGTAACTTCATCTTAACGCTTGATGAATATTACGGTGATGAAAAATGGCTACTCTACGATGCTAAAACAGGAAAAATACGTTACACCGCTGACAAAGAATCTTGCTCAGGGGCGGCCCGTCCTGATGTTGAAGAACAATATAAGCAGAACTGCATTGAGTGTGAGTTGAGCTACCTTGATGAGGACTTTTCTTTAACCTATTTAATTCCAACCACACCCATTCCCTCTGCTAATACGGGGCGACTGCATACGGTGGGTATCGCGTTAGATGGAACTGAGTTATCTGGCCCTGCACCGGTTAGCGAGATTTTGGGTAGCTACACGATTGCCGCTTTTGATGACTGTGGTGGTCATATTAATCTGCATCAAGGGTATCACTATCATTCAACAACAGGCTGTAGTGATGCTCAAGCAAGTGATGATGGGCACGCACCGTTAATTGGCTATGCTGTTGATGGGTATGGCATTTATGCCATGCGCGATGCTAAGGGTAACGAAGAATCTTTGGATGAGTGCCGAGGGACGACTGATGATACAAGAGGCTATCATTATCATGCCGCAAGCCCAAACGAGAACATGTTCATTGGTTGTTTACATGGAGAGTCTGTGCGACCTGCTGGTGGCCCTCCTGGGGGAGGTCCGGATGGCGGTCCTCCCGGTGGCAGACCGGATGGAGCGCCAAACGAAGCAGGCGGCCCACCGCCTAGGGAGCGCTAA
- a CDS encoding CobW family GTP-binding protein: protein MLLPAPTSAIPTNIITGFLGTGKTSLIKQLLTLKPKDERWAILVNEFGEVGIDGAFFKGRPEDNIYIREVPGGCMCCTSGLPMQIALNQLISYAKPHRLLIEPTGVGHPKEVLAALQQPHYQDVFDIQATLTLVDARVIAQPRYRENLIYQEQLSIADRIIATKIDLYKGDEVGHLKSYLAEQGLANTPLTMLDSPLADLSILAGTTGSVTVKAQALSDKSEHKHEKEESLVDDLQHALQRTGRVTIENTAQGFSSQGWIFNGDKIFDFTQAMNLLSVVEVDRLKAVLITEKGIFGFDKVDEVLTCIELDESPDSRLEIIDADATRISTAVNKLESTLFA, encoded by the coding sequence ATGTTGTTGCCTGCTCCTACATCAGCCATTCCCACAAACATAATTACAGGCTTTTTGGGGACAGGGAAAACCAGCCTTATTAAGCAGTTACTTACCCTTAAGCCTAAAGATGAGCGCTGGGCGATTTTAGTCAATGAGTTCGGTGAAGTTGGAATAGATGGCGCTTTTTTCAAAGGGCGACCTGAAGATAATATTTACATCAGAGAAGTGCCCGGGGGTTGTATGTGTTGCACCTCGGGCTTGCCCATGCAAATAGCGCTCAATCAGTTAATTTCCTATGCTAAACCCCACCGGCTGTTAATTGAGCCGACAGGTGTAGGCCACCCTAAAGAAGTACTCGCTGCCTTGCAGCAACCCCATTATCAAGATGTGTTTGATATTCAGGCAACGCTTACGTTAGTGGATGCCCGCGTAATCGCTCAGCCGCGTTATCGTGAAAACCTCATTTACCAAGAACAGTTGTCCATTGCCGATCGTATTATTGCGACCAAAATCGATTTATATAAAGGTGATGAAGTTGGCCATTTAAAAAGCTATCTTGCAGAGCAAGGCTTAGCCAATACGCCTTTGACTATGTTAGATAGTCCTCTGGCTGATCTGTCTATACTTGCGGGCACGACCGGCAGTGTTACAGTTAAAGCTCAGGCTTTATCTGACAAGTCTGAACATAAACATGAAAAAGAAGAGTCGCTAGTTGATGATTTACAGCACGCGTTACAGCGAACTGGCCGCGTTACCATAGAAAATACCGCACAGGGGTTTTCCTCTCAAGGCTGGATATTCAATGGCGATAAAATATTTGATTTCACTCAGGCGATGAACTTGCTCAGTGTGGTTGAGGTGGATAGGTTAAAAGCCGTGCTTATTACTGAAAAGGGTATTTTCGGATTCGATAAAGTTGACGAGGTGCTGACCTGTATCGAGCTTGATGAAAGCCCAGATTCTCGCCTTGAGATCATTGATGCTGACGCGACTAGAATTAGCACTGCTGTGAATAAATTAGAAAGTACGCTCTTTGCCTAA